TACACGCTCGACCTGTCGCATACCGCGACCGCGGGCACCGACGCCCTCGAGATGGCTCACCGGATGGGTGAGGGCCTGGTGCACCTGCATCTGTGCGACGGCAGCGGCGCGTCAACCGACGAACACCTGGTTCCCGGCCGCGGCACCCAGCCGACCGTCGAGGTGTGCGAGATGCTGGCGGCGAGCGACTTCTCCGGGCATGTGATCCTTGAGGTGACGACGTCGGGGGCGCGGTCGGCGAGTGAGCGCGAGGCGCTGCTGGCCGAGTCCCTGCAGTTCGCTCGCGCCAATCTGCTGCGCTGACCGAGGTGAGGATCCCATGCCGAGCTCGACCCTGTTCACCGATGCCATGGCGCTGACGAGCGCCGGCGACGGCGTGTATGACGGTGAGCTGAACGAACATTGGACGATCGGCGAAAAGGTGCACGGCGGGGCGATGCTGGCGCTGTGCGCCAACGCTGCGCGCACCGAGCATGGGGGAGATGTTCAGCCGATTGCGATCTCGGGCAACTTCCTGTGGGCACCCGATCCCGGCCCGATGCGTCTGACGACGACCGTGCGCAAGCGGGGCCGTCGCGTCAGCCTCATCGACGTCGAACTCCATCAAGGTGACAGGACAGCGGTGCGGGCGTCGGTGACGCTGGGGGAGCCAGAGCATCACGTGCCTCCGCTGCTTTCGGTCAATCCCGTCATCCCGCTGATGCAGCCGGAACCGCCGCCTGGGCTGGACCCGATCGGCCCCGGCCACCGGATGGCCGACATCGTCCATCTGGCGCACGGGTGCGATATCCGTCCGTCGCTGACGACGATGGAGCCGCGCGCCGACGGTGGTCCGCCGGTGATCGAGTACTGGGTTCGCCCCAAGGGGGTGGCACCCGACGTGCTGTTCGCACTGCTGTGCGGCGATGTGTCGGCTCCGGTGACGTTCGGGGTCAACAGGTTCGGTTGGGCGCCTACCGTGCAACTGACCGCCTATCTGCGGGCATTGCCTGCCGACGGCTGGCTGCGGGTGCTGTGTACGACGGTGCAGATCGGCCAGGACTGGTTCGACGAGGACCACATCGTCGTCGACTGCGCGGGGCACATCGTCGTGCAAAGCCGCCAGCTGGCGTTGGTGCCGCCCCCGCAGTAACCGCGCGCTGCATCTGCAATGCTTGCCCGCATGGCCAGAATCGCGATCATCGGTGGCGGGAGTATGGGCGAGGCGCTGCTGTCGGGCATGCTGCGCGCCGGTCGGCAGGTCAAGGACCTGGTGGTTGCGGAGAAGGATCCCGACCGCGCCAAGTTCCTGTCGGAGACGTACTCGGTGCTGGTCACGACGGTGGGTGACGCGGTCGACACCGCGACGTACGTCATCGTGGCGGTGAAGCCGTTCGACGTCGAGGGGCTGGTCGCCGAGATCGCCGATGCCGCGGCCAGGGCCGAAACCGATACTGCCGAAAAGGTTTTCGTGACTGTCGCGGCCGGCGTCACGGCGGCGTTCTATGAGAACAAGCTGCCTGCGGGGTCGCCTGTCATCCGGGTGATGCCCAACGCCCCGGTCGTCGTCGGGGGCGGGGTGAGCGCCTTGGCGCCGGGCCGCTTCGCTACTGCAGACCACCTCAAAGGGGTGTCGTCGATCTTCGACGCGGTAGGCGGTGTGCTCACCGTGCCGGAGTCACAGCTCGACGCCGTCACCGCCGTGTCCGGATCGGGTCCGGCCTACTTCTTCCTGATGGTCGAGGCCTTGGTGGACGCGGGCGTGGCCGCGGGTCTGTCGCGGTCGGTGGCGACCGATCTGGTCGTGCAAACGATGGCGGGTTCGGCCGCTATGTTGCTGGAGCGGCTCGATGAGGCGCAGCCGTCGGGGGAAGTCGCGCTGGGGACGGCGATCGACACCACGGCGGCTCAGCTACGCGCGACAGTTACCTCGCCCGGGGGTACCACCGCAGCTGGTCTGCGAGAACTCGAACGAGGCGGTTTGCGGGCCGCCGTAGCTTCCGCGGTCGAAGCCGCAAAAACCCGGTCTGAGCAGCTGGGAATTACATCCCAGTAATTCAATCAATTCAAATTGATTAGCCCACACCCGTCGCAGTAACCCCATACGCCACGCTATTCTCCTCGTGTAAGCACGGGTTGGTGCCAGCGGTGGGGAAGCTGCTGGGACTGCTCGTGCCTGAACTGAATGGGTTGCGATGACGTCTATGAACGGGCCATCGGGTCGTGATTCGGCGAGCGGCAAGCGGGACAGCAGCGGTTCCGACGGCCAGCCGCCTCGTGCTCAATTTCTCACCGTCGCGGAAGTGGCCAGCCTGATGCGGGTCAGCAAGATGACGGTATATCGCTTGGTGCACAACGGAGAGTTGCCCGCAGTGCGTGTCGGCCGCTCTTTCCGCGTGCACGCCAAGGCAGTGCACGACATGCTCGAAAGCTCGTACTTCGACGCGGGCTGATTGTTTGGTTGTCCTCGCCCCGCACCGCTGACCACCGAGCCCGATGTCACCGAGCCTTCCGGCTCCGTCACGCGCTTTTCGTTTAGCCTGACCGCCCAGGTAAGGTAGCGGGTCGAGTCACGTGCGCGGAAGTGCACAAACATCATCTAGATTGCGGAGTTCATGGGTTCAGTCATCAAGAAGCGGCGCAAGCGTATGTCGAAGAAGAAGCACCGCAAGCTGCTTCGTCGCACCAGGGTCCAGCGCAGAAAACTCGGCAAGTAGTTCTCGCGCTCGGTCGCTAGGCTGACCGGATGGATTCTGAGGGTCGTTCTCCAGACGACACCGTCCACTACCCGAAGGTCGTGCTTGTCACGGGCGCATGCCGATTTCTCGGCGGGTATCTGACGGCACGGTTGGCCCAGAACCCGCTGATCAATCACGTCATCGCCGTCGACGCCATCGCCCCGAGCAAGGATCTGCTGCGCAGAATGGGTCGCGCCGAGTTCGTGCGTGCCGACATCCGTAACCCGTTCATTGCGAAGGTCATCCGCAACGGTGAGGTCGACACCGTTGTGCACGCCGCCGCGGCCTCCTACGCGCCGCGAGCCGGGGGGCGGGCCGTGCTCAAAGAGCTCAACGTGATGGGCGCGATCCAGCTGTTCGCCGCCTGCCAGAAGGCACCGACGGTGCGCAGGGTGATCGTGAAGTCGACGTCGGAGGTCTACGGCTCACACCCGCACGATCCCGTCCTGTTCACCGAGGCCAGCGGTGCGAGGCGGCCACCGGGCGAGGGCTTCGCCCGCGACAGCATCGACATCGAGGGCTACGCCCGCGGTCTCGGTCGGCGAAGGCCCGACATCACGGTCTCGATCCTGCGGCTGGCCAACATGATCGGTCCCGCGATGGACACCGCGTTGTCGCGGTATCTCGCAGGTCCGGTGGTGCCGACGGTCATCGGCCACGACGCGCGACTGCAGCTGCTGCACGAACAGGACGCGCTCGGCGCTTTGGAGCGCGCGACGATGGCGGGCAAGTCGGGCACCTTCAACATCGGTGCCACCGGGATCATGATGATGAGCCAGGCCATCCGGCGCGCCGGGCGCATCGCCCTGCCGGTACCTCGGTCCGCGCTCTCCGCTGTGGATTCGCTGTCGCGCGCAACTCGCTACACTGAGGTCGATCGAGAGCAGCTTGACTACTTGAGCTACGGCCGCGTCATGGATACGACACGTATGCGTAACGAGCTTGGCTACAGCCCGAAGTGGACAACCTTGGAAGCGTTTGACGATTACGTGAGAGGTCGCGGGTTGACTCCGATCATCGACCCGAAATGGGTACGCTCAATGGAGAGTCGCGCCGTGTCCATGGCGCAGCGGTGGGGAAGATAACAGCAACGATTCGAATCGGGTCGGGGAGAAGGTACGAAGGTGGCGGGCGAGTCGAAGGCCAAAGTCATTCCGCTGCATTCCAATTCGGGTCGATCGACGGCCCAGCGGCGGGCTGCGGCAGCGCGCGCGGAGAGTTCCCGTCGACATCCGTCCGTGTTCTCCGACAGCGGTGCGCACGCCTCCGCTGAGCAGATCGCCGCGGTCGTTCGCGAAATCGATCAGGCCCGTGGCGGCGCCGCGGGTGCCGGCGCCACCGACGCGACTCCCTCCGAACTCGCCAAACGAATAGGTGCGGGAGCTGAATTCATCCGCCAGCGGATGATGGGCGACTACACCGTCGACGAGTTCGGCTTCGATCCCCACCTCAATAACGCAATCTTCTTGCCTTTGCTGCGAGGGCTTTTCAAGTCGTGGTTCCGGGTCGAGGTCAGCGGTATCGAGAACCTCCCGGAAACCGGTGCCGCGTTGGTCGTCGCCAACCATGCCGGGGTGTTGCCCTTCGACGGGCTGATGACCTCAGTGGCGGTACACGACAACCATCCAACCAATCGCGATCTGCGCCTGCTGGCCGCCGACATGGTATTCGACATGCCCTTTCTCGGGCAGGCTGCGCGCAAGGCCGGGCACACCATGGCCTGCACGTCCGATGCGCACAGGCTATTGGCAGCCGGGGAACTCACCGCGGTCTTCCCCGAGGGCTATAAGGGTTTGGGCAAGCACTTCAAGGACCGCTACAAGCTGCAGCGGTTCGGCCGCGGCGGGTTCGTTGCCGCGGCCCTGCGGACCAAGGCGCCGATCGTGCCGTGCTCGATCGTCGGATCCGAAGAGATCTATCCGATGATCGCCGACGTCAAGCTGTTGGCCCGCCTGCTCGGCCTGCCGTACTTCCCCGTCACACCGCTGTTCCCGCTGGCCGGGCCCGTCGGCCTGGTGCCGCTTCCGTCGAAGTGGCACATCCAGTTCGGCGAGCCGATCTACACGTCGGATTACGACGAAGCGTCCGCCGATGATCCGATGGTGACCTTTGAGCTGACCGACCACGTCCGCGAGACCATCCAGCAGACGCTCTACCAGCTGTTGGCCAACCGGCGGAACGCCTTCTTCGGGTAGCGGCGCGTAACGGAAGCTAGCTCTGCTTAGAGCTTTGCTTGGCAATCATTTTCGCGATGGCGTCGTCGCGCGCCGCGGCGATCCGTGCGCTCACCTCGTCGGCCTCGGTGTCGGATTCGGCTTCGCCCATCACCGTGACGATGCTGGTGATCACCGGCTTGCCCTCGGCGTCGGTCACCTCACCGCGGATCTCGGTGAGAATCGCGCCGTGCGACTCCATGACCGAGTCCAGATAGGAATCGAAATACAGCTTGTCGCCCGCCAGGATGGGCCGGTGGAAGACCAACTTCTGATCGCGGTGCAGTACCCGCTCCATGTTGATCGGCACATCGAACTGGTTGAAGAGCTCCATCTGTACCCGACGGCCCGCCACCGCCAGGAACGTCAGTGACGCGACGAGGGCGTCGTGGCCGTACTCCTTGGCGGCTTCCTCGGAGTAGTGCGCCGGGTGCTCGTCTTTGACCGCACGCGCGAACTCACGGATCTTCTCCCGGTTGACCTCGAAATAGTCGGGGTAGCGGTAGTGGGTCCCGATGATGTCTTCAGCGATAGCCATGGCGTTCTCTTCGTCTCGTGATGTGCGGGCGCGAGCCTATCAGCGCTGGTCTCAGCGGCCGTCCTGGCGCCGCGACACTACCGCCGCCAATGCGCCGCCTGCGGCGCCCAGCGCCAGCGCCGACGGCACCCCGATGCGCGCGGCCTTACGCGCGGTGCGGAAGTCGCGGATCTCCCATCCGCGCTCCCTTGCGAGATCACGCAAGGCGGCGTCCGGATTGATCGCCACCGCGGTGCCGACCAGCGACAGCATCGGGACGTCGTTGAAGCTGTCCGAATACGCGGTGCAGCGCCGTAGGTTCAGGCCCTCCCGGATGGCCAGCGCCCGTACCGCATGCGCTTTACCTGCACCGTGCAGAATGTCGCCGACGAGCCGGCCGGTGAACACACCGTCGATCGATTCGGCGACGGTGCCCAGCGCACCGGTCAGCCCGAGCCGCTTGGCGATGGTGGCCGCCAGCTCGTAGGGCGTCGCGGTGACCAACCACACTTGTTGGCCGGCGTCGAGGTGCATCTGTGTCAGGGCGCGAGTGCCCGGCCAGATCTTGTCGGCGATGATCTGGTCGTAGATGTCCTCGCCGAGGGCCATCAGTTCCTCGGTCGACCGGCCCTCGATGAACGCGAGCGCCTTTCGCTTACCGGCGGCGACGTCGTCGCTGTTCTCCCGGCCGAGAAGTTGAAACTTGGCTTGCGCGTAAGCGAATCGGCCAAGATCGCCGTAGGTGAAGTACTTGCGGGCGGCCAGCCCACGCGCGAAATGCACCAGCGACGACCCGTGTACGAGCGTGTTGTCGACGTCGAAGAACGCCGCTGCGGTCAAGTCGGGCGGCGGGGCGCCTGCTGCGCTGGGCTCATCCAGGTCGAAGACCGCCGCACCCGCACTGGCCTCGCCTGCGAGCTTTTGATCATCGGCGTCTGTCCCCCCGGAGGGCTCGATGACGTCGGAGTCGGACACGAATTCAGCCTAGGTCACCGTGCGGAGATACTTGCGCCATGGGAAGACGGGTGGAACTGCTCACGCGTGCCGGCTGCACAATCTGCACCGGCGCCGCGGCGCGGCTCGCGGAGCTGGCCGACGAGCTGGGCTTCACGTTGACGATCACCGACGTCGACACCGCTGCGGCCGATGGGGACCCGGCGCTGCGGGCCGAGTTCGGCGATCGGCTGCCGGTGGTGCTGCTCGACGGCGCCGAACACAGCTACTGGGAAGTCGACGAGCCTCGGTTGCGGGCGGATCTCCGGAAACTGCCGCCGAAATAGGGTTCCGGTACGGATTCCGGCCGTCAGACGTGTCGAATGTCCCATCTCGGCAACGTCGATAATTTGGTGAGCTCGCTGGTCAACGATTACCTTGGATGACGTGGTGGACAAGCCGTGAGCGTGCTGCTTTTCGGGGTTTCGCACCGCAGCGCGCCGGTGTCTGTTCTCGAGCAGTTGAGCACCGATGAGGCAGAACAGGCCAAAATCATCGAGAAGGTCCTGCAGTCGTCGCTGGTGACTGAGGCCATGGTGCTGTCGACCTGCAACCGGGTCGAGGTCTACGCCGTCGTCGAGGCCTTCCACGGCGGACTGTCGGTGATCGGGCAGGTGCTTTCGGAGCACTCCGGTATGGGCCTCAACGACCTTACGAAATACGCGTACGTGCGCTATGCCGAGGCGGCCGTCGAGCACCTGTTCGCGGTGGCCAGCGGCCTGGATTCCGCGGTGATCGGCGAGCAGCAGGTGCTCGGGCAGGTGCGCCGGGCGTACGCCACCGCGGAGTCGAACCACACCGTGGGCCGCACGCTGCACGAACTGTCCCAGCGCGCCCTTTCCGTCGGCAAGCGGGTGCACGCCGAAACCGGTATCGACGCCGCCGGCGCGTCCGTGGTGTCGGTGGCGCTCGATATGGCCGACGCCAAGCTCGGTTCGTTGGCGGGCCGCAGCGCCGTTGTCATCGGCGCGGGCTCGATGGGTTCGCTGTCGGCGAAGTACCTGGTGAAGGCGGGTGTCGAGCGTATTCACGTGGTGAACCGCACGCTGCCGCGCGCGAAGCGGCTGGCCGAGAAGATCCGTGAGCTCGGTGTCACGGCCGACGCGTTCCCGTTCGACCACCTCACGCCGACGCTGACCGACGCCGACGTCGTCGTGAGCTGCACGGGCGCTGTCCGACCGGTGGTGTCGCTTGCCGATGTCCACCGCGGTCTCGCGCACGGTCAGACGCCCAAACAGCTGGTGATCTGCGACCTTGGCATGCCCCGCAACGTCGACCCGGCCGTCGCCGGTCTTCCCGACGTCTACGTCGTCGATATGGACAGGATCCAGCGCGAGCCGTCGGCGCGCGCCGCGGCGTCGGACACCGAGGCGGCCCGGACCATTGTCGCCGCCGAGGTGGCCAATTACCTTTCCGGCCAGCGGATGGCCGAGGTCACGCCCACCGTCACCGCGCTGCGCCAGCGCGCCGCCGACGTGGTCGAGGCCGAGCTGTTGCGGCTGGACAACCGGCTGCCGGGGCTTGAAGCGGCCCACCGCGACGAGGTCGCCAAGACGGTGCGACGGGTCGTCGACAAGCTCCTGCACGCTCCGACAGTCCGGGTCAAGCAGCTGGCCAGCGCCCCGGGCGGCGACAGCTACGCCGAGGCGTTGCGGGAGCTCTTCGAGCTCGACCAGCAGGCCGTCGACGCTGTCGCTGCGGGCGAATTGCCTTTGATGGCAACCGATCTCGACAAGACCGAGTAGAGCTTGACTGTAATCCGGATAGGGACCCGGGGCAGCCTGTTGGCGACAACCCAGGCCGGTCTCATCAAAGACGCGCTCGAGGGCAGGGGCCACGCCGCCGAGTTGGTCATCGTGTCCACCGAGGGCGATCGATCCGACGCGCCAGTGGCCGAGATCGGTATCGGCGTGTTCACCGCGGCGCTGCGGGAGGCGATTCACGACGGCCGTGTGGACATGGCGGTGCACTCCTACAAGGATTTGCCGACCGCGCCCGACGATCGATTCAAGATCGCTGCGATACCCCCGCGAGAGGACGCTCGCGACGCCCTGGTGGCCCGCGACGGCCTGGTCCTGGGAGAGTTGCCTGCCGGGTCGGTCATCGGCACATCGAGCCCGCGACGGGCCGCGCAGCTTAGAGCATTGGGTCTCGGTTTGGAAATCCGCCCCCTAAGAGGCAACCTTGACACCAGGTTGAACAGGGTAAGCAATGGTG
The sequence above is drawn from the Mycobacterium gallinarum genome and encodes:
- a CDS encoding lysophospholipid acyltransferase family protein encodes the protein MAGESKAKVIPLHSNSGRSTAQRRAAAARAESSRRHPSVFSDSGAHASAEQIAAVVREIDQARGGAAGAGATDATPSELAKRIGAGAEFIRQRMMGDYTVDEFGFDPHLNNAIFLPLLRGLFKSWFRVEVSGIENLPETGAALVVANHAGVLPFDGLMTSVAVHDNHPTNRDLRLLAADMVFDMPFLGQAARKAGHTMACTSDAHRLLAAGELTAVFPEGYKGLGKHFKDRYKLQRFGRGGFVAAALRTKAPIVPCSIVGSEEIYPMIADVKLLARLLGLPYFPVTPLFPLAGPVGLVPLPSKWHIQFGEPIYTSDYDEASADDPMVTFELTDHVRETIQQTLYQLLANRRNAFFG
- the proC gene encoding pyrroline-5-carboxylate reductase, with protein sequence MARIAIIGGGSMGEALLSGMLRAGRQVKDLVVAEKDPDRAKFLSETYSVLVTTVGDAVDTATYVIVAVKPFDVEGLVAEIADAAARAETDTAEKVFVTVAAGVTAAFYENKLPAGSPVIRVMPNAPVVVGGGVSALAPGRFATADHLKGVSSIFDAVGGVLTVPESQLDAVTAVSGSGPAYFFLMVEALVDAGVAAGLSRSVATDLVVQTMAGSAAMLLERLDEAQPSGEVALGTAIDTTAAQLRATVTSPGGTTAAGLRELERGGLRAAVASAVEAAKTRSEQLGITSQ
- a CDS encoding helix-turn-helix domain-containing protein; this translates as MTSMNGPSGRDSASGKRDSSGSDGQPPRAQFLTVAEVASLMRVSKMTVYRLVHNGELPAVRVGRSFRVHAKAVHDMLESSYFDAG
- a CDS encoding 30S ribosomal protein bS22, whose amino-acid sequence is MGSVIKKRRKRMSKKKHRKLLRRTRVQRRKLGK
- a CDS encoding glutamyl-tRNA reductase; this encodes MSVLLFGVSHRSAPVSVLEQLSTDEAEQAKIIEKVLQSSLVTEAMVLSTCNRVEVYAVVEAFHGGLSVIGQVLSEHSGMGLNDLTKYAYVRYAEAAVEHLFAVASGLDSAVIGEQQVLGQVRRAYATAESNHTVGRTLHELSQRALSVGKRVHAETGIDAAGASVVSVALDMADAKLGSLAGRSAVVIGAGSMGSLSAKYLVKAGVERIHVVNRTLPRAKRLAEKIRELGVTADAFPFDHLTPTLTDADVVVSCTGAVRPVVSLADVHRGLAHGQTPKQLVICDLGMPRNVDPAVAGLPDVYVVDMDRIQREPSARAAASDTEAARTIVAAEVANYLSGQRMAEVTPTVTALRQRAADVVEAELLRLDNRLPGLEAAHRDEVAKTVRRVVDKLLHAPTVRVKQLASAPGGDSYAEALRELFELDQQAVDAVAAGELPLMATDLDKTE
- a CDS encoding FAS1-like dehydratase domain-containing protein; its protein translation is MAIAEDIIGTHYRYPDYFEVNREKIREFARAVKDEHPAHYSEEAAKEYGHDALVASLTFLAVAGRRVQMELFNQFDVPINMERVLHRDQKLVFHRPILAGDKLYFDSYLDSVMESHGAILTEIRGEVTDAEGKPVITSIVTVMGEAESDTEADEVSARIAAARDDAIAKMIAKQSSKQS
- a CDS encoding HAD family hydrolase is translated as MEPSGGTDADDQKLAGEASAGAAVFDLDEPSAAGAPPPDLTAAAFFDVDNTLVHGSSLVHFARGLAARKYFTYGDLGRFAYAQAKFQLLGRENSDDVAAGKRKALAFIEGRSTEELMALGEDIYDQIIADKIWPGTRALTQMHLDAGQQVWLVTATPYELAATIAKRLGLTGALGTVAESIDGVFTGRLVGDILHGAGKAHAVRALAIREGLNLRRCTAYSDSFNDVPMLSLVGTAVAINPDAALRDLARERGWEIRDFRTARKAARIGVPSALALGAAGGALAAVVSRRQDGR
- a CDS encoding glutaredoxin family protein, with amino-acid sequence MGRRVELLTRAGCTICTGAAARLAELADELGFTLTITDVDTAAADGDPALRAEFGDRLPVVLLDGAEHSYWEVDEPRLRADLRKLPPK
- a CDS encoding SDR family oxidoreductase; amino-acid sequence: MDSEGRSPDDTVHYPKVVLVTGACRFLGGYLTARLAQNPLINHVIAVDAIAPSKDLLRRMGRAEFVRADIRNPFIAKVIRNGEVDTVVHAAAASYAPRAGGRAVLKELNVMGAIQLFAACQKAPTVRRVIVKSTSEVYGSHPHDPVLFTEASGARRPPGEGFARDSIDIEGYARGLGRRRPDITVSILRLANMIGPAMDTALSRYLAGPVVPTVIGHDARLQLLHEQDALGALERATMAGKSGTFNIGATGIMMMSQAIRRAGRIALPVPRSALSAVDSLSRATRYTEVDREQLDYLSYGRVMDTTRMRNELGYSPKWTTLEAFDDYVRGRGLTPIIDPKWVRSMESRAVSMAQRWGR
- a CDS encoding thioesterase family protein, producing MPSSTLFTDAMALTSAGDGVYDGELNEHWTIGEKVHGGAMLALCANAARTEHGGDVQPIAISGNFLWAPDPGPMRLTTTVRKRGRRVSLIDVELHQGDRTAVRASVTLGEPEHHVPPLLSVNPVIPLMQPEPPPGLDPIGPGHRMADIVHLAHGCDIRPSLTTMEPRADGGPPVIEYWVRPKGVAPDVLFALLCGDVSAPVTFGVNRFGWAPTVQLTAYLRALPADGWLRVLCTTVQIGQDWFDEDHIVVDCAGHIVVQSRQLALVPPPQ